In Oncorhynchus gorbuscha isolate QuinsamMale2020 ecotype Even-year linkage group LG08, OgorEven_v1.0, whole genome shotgun sequence, one genomic interval encodes:
- the LOC124041023 gene encoding RNA-binding Raly-like protein isoform X1 — MTGKTPTSNVTNKNDPRSLNSRVFIGNLNTAAVTKADIEALFAKYGRIVGCSVHKGFAFVQYGSERNARVAVARENARVIAGQPLDINMAGEPRPYRPQVVGSKRPLSSLYSGYEFDYDYYREDFYSRLFDYHGRMVEPPIRSPIPAKRSRVVVPSLRRIKSSLPVRTCSDSFSSSRPLPPSSPVPLTSGSSAAGSMLKTDQLVTIKQELSQIKTKIDSLLGRLERIERQHRTEAAAQRKQGGVYKCLRAKTVDLSGDLEAGEMTDEANEDVFDDEGTNDMIENHLSDIDN, encoded by the exons ATGACTGGTAAGACTCCCACCAGCAACGTGACCAACAAGAATGATCCACGCTCCCTCAACTCCAGAGTCTTCATCGGCAACCTCAACACGGCGGCGGTAACCAAGGCCGACATCGAGGCCCTCTTCGCCAAGTACGGCAGGATCGTGGGTTGCTCCGTCCACAAGGGCTTTGCCTTTGTCCAGTATGGCAGCGAGAGGAACGCGCGAGTGGCTGTAGCAAGGGAGAACGCCAGGGTCATCGCTGGACAGCCCTTGG ACATCAACATGGCAGGAGAACCAAGACCCTACAGGCCACAGGTGGTGGGCTCCAAgaggcccctctcctctctctacag TGGCTATGAGTTTGACTACGACTATTACAGAGAGGATTTCTACAGCAG ATTATTTGATTATCATGGACGCATGGTGGAGCCCCCCATCCGATCGCCGATACCGGCCAAACGCTCTCGTGTCGTGGTCCCGTCCCTGCGGCGAATCAAATCTTCCTTGCCGGTCAGGACCTGCTCTGACTCCTTTTCTTCTTCCAGACCTCTTCCTCCGTCCTCGCCTGTACCTCTCACTTCTGGGTCTTCAGCTGCAGGATCTATGT TAAAGACCGACCAGTTGGTAACCATCAAACAGGAGCTGTCCCAGATCAAGACCAAGATCGACTCTCTACTGGGGCGTCTGGAGAGAATTGAGAGACAGCATCGCACAGAGGCAG caGCCCAGAGGAAACAGGGAGGAGTGTATAAGTGTCTCCGTGCCAAGACAGTGGACCTCTCCGGAGACTTGGAGGCGGGAGAGATGACAGATGAAGCCAACGAGGATGTCTTTGACGATGAAGGCACTAACGATATG ATAGAAAATCACTTATCAGACATTGACAATTGA
- the LOC124041023 gene encoding RNA-binding Raly-like protein isoform X2 has product MTGKTPTSNVTNKNDPRSLNSRVFIGNLNTAAVTKADIEALFAKYGRIVGCSVHKGFAFVQYGSERNARVAVARENARVIAGQPLDINMAGEPRPYRPQVVGSKRPLSSLYSGYEFDYDYYREDFYSRLFDYHGRMVEPPIRSPIPAKRSRVVVPSLRRIKSSLPVRTCSDSFSSSRPLPPSSPVPLTSGSSAAGSMLKTDQLVTIKQELSQIKTKIDSLLGRLERIERQHRTEAAQRKQGGVYKCLRAKTVDLSGDLEAGEMTDEANEDVFDDEGTNDMIENHLSDIDN; this is encoded by the exons ATGACTGGTAAGACTCCCACCAGCAACGTGACCAACAAGAATGATCCACGCTCCCTCAACTCCAGAGTCTTCATCGGCAACCTCAACACGGCGGCGGTAACCAAGGCCGACATCGAGGCCCTCTTCGCCAAGTACGGCAGGATCGTGGGTTGCTCCGTCCACAAGGGCTTTGCCTTTGTCCAGTATGGCAGCGAGAGGAACGCGCGAGTGGCTGTAGCAAGGGAGAACGCCAGGGTCATCGCTGGACAGCCCTTGG ACATCAACATGGCAGGAGAACCAAGACCCTACAGGCCACAGGTGGTGGGCTCCAAgaggcccctctcctctctctacag TGGCTATGAGTTTGACTACGACTATTACAGAGAGGATTTCTACAGCAG ATTATTTGATTATCATGGACGCATGGTGGAGCCCCCCATCCGATCGCCGATACCGGCCAAACGCTCTCGTGTCGTGGTCCCGTCCCTGCGGCGAATCAAATCTTCCTTGCCGGTCAGGACCTGCTCTGACTCCTTTTCTTCTTCCAGACCTCTTCCTCCGTCCTCGCCTGTACCTCTCACTTCTGGGTCTTCAGCTGCAGGATCTATGT TAAAGACCGACCAGTTGGTAACCATCAAACAGGAGCTGTCCCAGATCAAGACCAAGATCGACTCTCTACTGGGGCGTCTGGAGAGAATTGAGAGACAGCATCGCACAGAGGCAG CCCAGAGGAAACAGGGAGGAGTGTATAAGTGTCTCCGTGCCAAGACAGTGGACCTCTCCGGAGACTTGGAGGCGGGAGAGATGACAGATGAAGCCAACGAGGATGTCTTTGACGATGAAGGCACTAACGATATG ATAGAAAATCACTTATCAGACATTGACAATTGA